Part of the Gramella sp. Hel_I_59 genome, TTATCTTCGGTTTAAGCGATAATGGCTGTGATTCCGGAAGAACTGAGATTAGATTGGAAGAACCAATATGTGAAAATTTCCAGGGATGTACTTTAGGTTACTGGAAAAATCATACAGACAGATGGTCTTGTTATTCAACCTGCACCTTGTATTCTGATGTATTTGGAAATAGTACTCCTTCACAATTACAGGGTAAAACCTTGCTGGAAGTGCTGAACCAGGGTGGTGGCGGAATCTACAATTTAGGTAGACAATCTGTAGCTGCATTACTAAATATATGTAATGGTGACGTGAACTACGAAATCGTTACTGAGGCTGAGTTGATAGTGTATGTTCAGGATAATTTCAGTAACGCTGGTGCAGCTGGTAGTTATTTGGATGAATTGAACAACGCCGGTTGTACACTTGGTGGATCTAAAGCAACATCAGCCCCTTCAGAGGGATGTGAAGAGCAAGAAGACACAAGACCAGGCAAAGGTAAGCCTACCAAGAATTCCTCTTCGGTGACAAGTGGCTTCAAGGCTTCTCCTGTTCCTTTCAAAGAAAGGTTAACTGTACAATATGACTTTGAATATACTTCAAACGTTACTATACAGGTTTATGATCTTAAAGGTCAATTATTGAGAACTTACAAAGATCGAAAAGTAACGAAAGGAGATAGAACTGAATTAGCTGTAGATTTCAGAATGAAAGCAAATCAGGTTTATATTCTTAGAGTTGCTACCGACAGAGAGGTATTCAGTAAAAATGTGGTTTCTGCAAGGAGATAATTAATAATCAACCAAAAATAGAAAGAGCAGCCAATTGGCTGCTCTTTTGCTTTATAAAAATTCCGAAGAACTTAGTCCTTAAGTATACTTCTTGAGATCACAATTTTCTGAATTTCGGAAGTTCCTTCGTAAATCTGAGTGATCTTTGCGTCTCTCATTAAACGTTCTACGTGATATTCCTTTACATATCCATTTCCTCCGTGAACCTGAACTGCTTCCACAGTTACATCCATCGCAGTTTTAGATGCGTGAAGTTTTGCCATGGCACCTGAAAGATCATAGTTTTCTCCCTGATCCTTGTCCCATGCTGCTTTCATAACCAGATGACGTGCCGCCTCAATTTGAGTATGCATGTCTGCAAGTTTGAAGGCGATCGCCTGGTGATTGCAAATTTCTGTTCCAAAAGCCTTACGTTGTTTCGAGTAATCTTTGGCTAGCTCATAAGCTCCTGCTGCAATTCCAAGTGCTTGTGCCGCTATTCCAATCCTACCACCAGAAAGTGTTTTCATGGCAAATTTGAATCCGAAGCCATCTTCACCAATTCTATTCTCTTTAGGAACTTTTACATCATTGAAATTCAGAGAATGTGTATCACTTCCTCTAATTCCCAACTTCTGTTCTTTAGGTCCAATTTCAAAACCTTCAGAATCTTTTTCAACGATAAAAGCGTTGATACCTTTATGCTTTTTCTCTTTGTCTGTTTGAGCGATGACAAGATAATAGTCGGCTGAACTACCGTTGGTGATCCAGTTTTTGGTACCATTAAGAATGTAATGATCACCTTTATCTATAGCCGTTGTTCTTTGTGAAGTCGCATCACTACCTGCTTCTGGTTCAGAAAGGCAAAAAGCACCTAACTTTTCACCAGTAGTAAGTTTAGAAAGATATTTCTTTTTTTGCTCCTCGTTACCGAAGGTATCAAGCCCCCAGCAAACCAGCGAGTTATTCACTGATACCATTACTGAAGCTGATGCATCGATCTTGGAAAGTTCCTCCATCGCAAGCACATATGAAATAGTATCCATTCCACCACCGCCATATTCTGGTGACGCCATCATTCCAAGGAAACCAAGTTCACCCATCTTTTTGATAAGCTCCTTCGGAAATTCCTGCTTCTCATCTCTCTCGATAACACCCGGCAAAAGCTCCTGCTTTGCAAAATCACGGGCGGCATCACGTATCATTATATGTTCTTCGGTAAGTTTAAAATCCATGTGAAAAGAAATTTATAAAAAACTGATTTTTGGAGGGCAAAGATAGCTTTTTGGTATCTATAATTCAATTGATATTGAGTATTTTTACGAATATGAAAAAAAACGAGTATAGATTACTTGGAATCATGTCTGGCACCTCTCTAGATGGCGTCGATCTCGTTTTTACCGAATTGAACTTCAGCAACGCTACGAATTTCAAGATCATATATTCTGAAACTGTTCCTTATTCTGAAAAATGGCAAAACAGACTGAAGAATTCTTCCCGTCTCGAGCCAGCTGAATTGAATGAATTAGATCAGGATTACACAAAATATCTTTCTGAAGTTATTCTGAAGTTTATTGCAAAGTACGATATTGATCTTCTGGATGCGATCTGTAGTCATGGACATACCGTAAAACACAGGCCAGAAAAGGGTTTGACGTTCCAGATAGGAAACTTACCTAAACTTTCGAGTCTAACCGGCGTTCCCGTAGTCTGCGATTTTCGAGTTCAGGATGTGGAACTTGGTGGTCAGGGCGCTCCGCTGGTTCCAATAGGAGACCGAATGTTATTTAGTAACTATAAATATTGTATCAATCTTGGAGGTTTTGCCAATATTTCCGAAGAAGTAGAGGGGCAAAGAGTAGCCTATGATATTTGTGCAGTAAACACGGTGCTTAATCAATATATGCGTAGCCTTGGGAAAGATTTTGATGAAGATGGCAACCTGGCTAGAACTGGGAAAGTGAATTTAGAATTGCTGGAGCATCTAAATGCCCTTAAGTATTTTCAAAAATCTCCTCCAAAGTCACTTGGAATAGAATGGGTAGATAAATATGTGTTGCCTTTGATCGATTCGTTCTCCTTGCAAATCCCTGATATCCTTCGAACGTTTAGTGAGCATATTGCAATACAGATCGCTGCTTGTTTGAAAAATTCTTCAACTTCAGAAATACTTCTAACTGGTGGCGGTACCTTTAATAGTTTTCTAATTGAACGATTAAGATCACATTCTGATGGTGAATTTATAATTCCGAAAAAAGAAATCATAGATTTTAAAGAGGCTTTAATATTTGCACTTCTGGGTGCGCTCAAATTAAGAGGAGAAATTAATGTCCTTTCATCAGTCACCGGGGCGAAAATGGATCATTCTTCAGGACGTATATACGAACCCTGAATATTTTATCAAATTCGGAATAGAGCCTGCTTAGTTTTTTATATTTGCTTCAAAATAATCCAAAAATGAAAGAATTACTCAAAGTATACGAAAATAAAGAACCTGAAATTGTTTTTAACTGGAAGGATTCAGAAACAGATGCTGAAGGCTGGACGGTGATCAATTCTCTTAGGGGAGGAGCTGCCGGTGGTGGTACCAGAATGCGTGTGGGATTGGATCAAAATGAAGTGCTTTCCCTGGCAAAGACCATGGAGGTGAAATTTACGGTTTCCGGCCCACCAATTGGAGGAGCAAAATCAGGAATTAACTTTGACCCTGCAGATCCTCGTAAAAAGGGTGTTTTAGAACGCTGGTATAAGGCTGTGTCTCCATTGCTGAAAAGTTATTACGGTACCGGAGGAGATCTTAATGTAGATGAAATCAATGAAGTAATTCCAATCACTGAAGATTGCGGGGTTTGGCATCCACAGGAAGGTGTTTTTAACGGACATTTTCAACCTACGGAAGCAGATAAGATCAACAGAATTGGGCAATTAAGACAAGGTGTGATCAAAGTTCTGGAAAATACTAACTTCTCTCCAGACATCAGTAGAAAATACACGGTGGCAGATATGATTACCGGTTATGGTGTTGCAGAAGCTGTTCATCATTTCTATGAAATTTATGGCGGGGATATAAAAGGTAAGCGTGCGATCGTACAGGGATTTGGAAATGTAGGTTCTGCTGCTGCTTATTACCTGGCGCAAATGGGTGCTAAAATTGTAGGGATCATCGACAGAGCTGGTGGTCTTATAAATGAAGAAGGTTTCAGCTTTGAAGAGATCCAGCAAATGTTTCTTGACAAAGATGGAAATGCCCTGCGTCACGACAATGTAATTCCTTTTGAAGAAGTGAATGAGAAAGTGTGGAAGCTTGATGCTGAGATCTTTGCTCCCTGTGCAGCTTCGAGACTGATTTCCAAGGAACAGATCACCAATCTGATTGATCGCAAACTGGAAGTAATTTCCTGTGGAGCGAATGTTCCGTTTGCGGATAAAGAGATCTTTTTTGGTCCTATTATGGAATATACCGATGAGCGAGTAAGTCTTATTCCAGATTTCATCTCCAATTGCGGGATGGCCAGAGTTTTCGCTTACTTTATGGAAAGAAGAGTGCAAATGACCGATGAAGCGATCTTTAATGATACTTCTATGACGATCAAGAATGCCATTCAGAATACATTTAATAACAATAGCAGCAAGACGAATATCAGTAGAACAGCCTTTGAAGTTGCTCTGAAACAGCTTGTTTAAAAGTTTGTGCAAATAATTTGAAAAAGCCCGTGAAAGCGGGCTTTTCTTTATTTAAATTTGATTTACAATTTAAAGCGCGATAGCACGTTACATTACAAAACCCAATTATACATATGCTTAATTTTTTACAGCAGGACGAGGTGGTAGATGCTGCTCAGGTAGCAGAACCAGTCGTAGAGGAGAAAACTCTTTCCTTATTTGATTTGATGTTTAGCGGAGGTCTTGGTGGCCAGATCATCATTATCATTCTATTTGTTTTATTATTTGCGGCAGTCTATATCTATTTTGAAAGATTATTCGCGATCAAAGCGGCGAGTAGAGTGGATAAGAATTTTATGCTCCAGATAAAAGATAGTGTGCAAAGTGGCAATATAGAATCTGCAAAGATTCGTTGCGCTCAAAGTGATTCTCCGGTGGCGAGATTAACCGAAAAAGGAATTTCCAGAATTGGGAGTCCGTTGGAAGATATCAATACCGCTATTGAGAACGCAGGAAGACTGGAAGTTTACAAGCTTGAAAAAAATGTTAGTATTCTGGCAACTGTTGCCGGAGCAGCTCCAATGATCGGTTTCCTTGGAACCGTTATTGGTATGGTGCTTGCTTTCCATGAACTGGCAACAAGTAGTGGGCAGGCTCAAATGGGAGCACTTGCAGAAGGTATTTATACAGCAATGACCACAACGGTAGCTGGTCTTATAGTTGGAATTATAGCCTATATTGGATACAATCATCTCGTTGTGAAAACAGATAAAGTAGTGCACCAGATGGAGGCAACTGCAGTAGATTTTCTTGACCTGTTAAACGAACCGGCTTAATATGAATTTAAGAGGTAGAAATAAAGTGAGTCCGGAATTTAGTATGAGTTCGATGACCGATGTGGTTTTTCTACTACTCATATTTTTTATGCTGACTTCACCTGTGATCACTCCGGAAGCGCTGGATCTTATTTTGCCGAAAGCAAAGGGTAAGACCACCAGTCAGCAAACACTTTCCGTGAGCATCACGAATGATCTGCAGTTCTATATTAATAGCGAACGTATAAGTAGTAGCGCGCTTGAATCTACACTGAAGACGAAACTTGCCGGTGAAGAGAACCCAACGATTATTTTGCGGGCTGAAGAAGGAGTGCCAATAGAGAAAGCTGTGAACGTAATGGATATTGCCAATCGTAATAGCTATAAGATCGTATTAGCAGTAAAACCTGAATAGAGAATGTCGATGCTGGAAACTAAACATGAGAAGAAGTCTTTTACCATCACTGTAGTATTACATGTGCTGCTTATTCTTCTGTTGATTTTCTTCGGAATGACTTATTTGGATCCACCGCCTGAAAATGGGATCGCGATAAATTTTGGTACTTCGGAAGTGGGTTCTGGCGACAAGCAACCTACTGAACCGGTAAAGTCTGCTCCTAAACAAGCAGCAGCTCAACCGGTGCAGTCTGAACCTGTGATCGAAAAGGAAGTTGTAACCCAGGATATTGAAGAAGCTCCTGTAATCGAGAAAAAGAAAAAACAACCTACGCCTGTAAAAACAAAGCAACCGGAACCTCCGAAGGAAGATCCAAAGCCGGTAAAGAAACCGGAGCCAAAGCCAGATAAATCTACTAATGATGCCTTAAGTAGTATCTTAAACGGACCTGAAAGATCTGGAACTGCTACCGGTGGTGAAGGAAACGACAACCAGGCTGGGGATAAAGGTAGTCCAGATGGGGATCCAAACGCCAGTTCCTATTATGGACAGGGATCAGGATTGGATGGTGATGGAAATTACAGGCTTGGAGGAAGAAAAGCATTGAACAAAGAGAAATTTGTTCAGGATTGTAATGAGTCTGGAATCGTGGTAGTGAAGATCGTGGTAGATCAAACCGGTCGCGTAGTAAGCGCTCAGCCCGGAATGAAAGGTACTACCAATAGTGCAGCCTGTTTAACAGGTCCAGCCCAAAGAGCAGCTCTGGCAACCAGATTCAACAGTGATTCCAATGCACCTTCCAAACAGGTTGGAACCATAATTTATAACTTTAAACTTACCGAATAATTGAAATCCTATCAGGAAACCCTGGAGTGGATGTTTCAGCAATTACCCATGTATCAGCGGGTAGGAAAAAGTGCGTTTAAGAAGGATCTTTCCAATACCCTTAAACTTGCAGAACACCTGGGTCATCCCGAAAATAAATTCCGAAGTATTCATGTAGCCGGTACAAATGGAAAAGGCTCGGTAAGTCATATGCTTGCTTCAATATTTCAGGAGGCAGGCTATAAAACGGGGCTTTACACTTCACCACACCTAAAGGATTTCCGAGAACGAATAAGAATCAATGGTGAGGTGATTTCAGAAGAAGAAGTTGTTGGTTTTATTGAAGAGAATCAAAATTTTCTGGAAAGCAACCGACTTAGTTTTTTTGAAATGACTGTGGGAATGGCCTTTGACTATTTTGCAAAGAGCGAAGTTGACATTGCGATCATTGAGACCGGGCTTGGAGGGCGTTTAGATTCAACGAATATTATAACTCCTCAATTATCTGTAATAACCAATATTGGGCTGGATCATACTGCATTTCTGGGAACAGATTTGCCTTCAATCGCAGCAGAGAAGGCCGGTATTATTAAGAATTCTGTTCCGGTTGTAATTGGAGAGAGACACGATCAAACCAAGCCTGTATTTATTGCAAAAGCTGCTGAAATGAATGCTCCTATATTTTTTGCTGATGAATTCGAGCTACCTGACGTTGATTCCGATCTTATAGGTGCTTATCAGAAATATAATAAAAAGACAGTTCTGGCAAGTATTGAGGTGTTACGCAAAGGTGGCTGGAAGATTACTTCTGAAGCTATTATTCATGGTTTAAATAAAGTACAGAGCAATACGGGTTTAAGAGGCAGATGGGAGATTTTGGGCAATGAGCCTAAGATCATTTGTGATACCGCCCACAACGCTGAAGGGCTTAAGCTGGTATTGCAGCAACTTCAGAAAGAAAACTTCACCAGGTTACATATAGTTTTGGGAGTCGTTAACGATAAGGATTTGAACTCAATTTTACCATTATTCCCCAAAGACGCCGACTTTTACTTTGCGAAGCCAGATGTACCTCGTGGAATGCCTGCTGAATTTCTGCAGAAAGAAGGTCTCAAATTTGGTTTGAATGGAAATGTATATTCTTCTATTTCCGAAGCATACGCGACCGCGCGGAAAAGAGCTGATACTAAAGATCTAATTTTTATTGGAGGCAGTAATTTTACAGTTGCTGAAGTTCTATAGGCTAATGATAATGTGTTAGTTAACATTTATTTGTATCTTTAGAAGACTCTGTGATAGAGCGCTTCCCTATTTCTGAAATATCCTACAGGCTATTATAACTCCAATCCTACATTGGGCTAACCATTTTGCTGTGTTTTAATAACTAAAACTCGACAAAATGAAAAGCACTATTCAATTAAGCATTTTATTATTCCTGGGCTTTCAGCTTGCAGTATACGCGCAGGAAACTGAAGAGACCGAGCAGTACGAACCGGTTTACATTACGATGACCACAACTCACTGGAGCAACGATCCTGACACAGATTTCTCGGGATGGTTAGATACTGAAAAGGAGTATTTTGAAAAGGTTACCAGTAAAAATGACCTTATTCTTAGTTCTGGCGTTTATACGCATTATTTCACTCCAGATAATTCTGAAGTTGTTTTGGTGAATGTGTACAGAACCTGGAACGATATAGAGGAGGCGAACAGCAGAACTGAAGAGCTCATTGCTGAAGGCTGGAAAGATGAGGAATCCAGAGAGAAATTCTTTGAAAAGCAGCAATCTTATTATTCTCCAGACCATCGGGATGAGATCTATCAATCCATGCAATTTTCAATTCCAGAAACAGTAGATAAAGAAAACCCTAAGATTTATTATGTTAGGACTGCAGATCTAAGTATGAATGGAGAAGGAACACCAGAGAACTTCAAGCAGTATTACGAAAATATCACTAAAAAGAGCAAAAAGTTGAAGGGTTACTATACGCACAGGCATCTCTGGGGATCGAATGCTCGTGAAATGAATGAAGTATTTGTATTCGATAAACTCGGAGATATTGAAGAATTCTTTGAAGAGGAACAAGGTCTTGTAAATTCTCAATGGGCAGATGAAGATGAAAGATCAGATTTTATGGAAGAAATGGCTAAACTGTTCACGGGGAAACATGGGGACTATGTTTACAGAAATGTTCCGGCACTTATGAAATAGGACACAACTTATTCATAACTAATGGGTTCCAATTCAAGAGAGCTCTATCACAGTTTTTCTTTTGTAATTTCTTTAAAATTGTTTTGTGTAAATGAAAATGTAGTCTATATTTGCATCCGCAATCACGCAAGGGCGCGTAGCTCAGTTGGTTCAGAGCACTTGGTTTACACCCAAGGGGTCAGGGGTTCGAATCCCTTCGCGCCCACAGAATCAAAAGGTTTTCAGTAATGAAAACCTTTTTTTAGCTTAACTCAGTATAGTTGCTGAGTAGTGTTTGCAAAAATTTAATGAATACCGATTTAATCGGGCGCGTAGCTCAGTTGGTTCAGAGCACTTGGTTTACACCCAAGGGGTCAGGGGTTCGAATCCCTTCGCGCCCACTTAGTAAAAAAGGCTTCCATATTTGGAAGCCTTTTTTTATGCGATGTCTTTTGTTTTTCTATATTTGATATTAAGGGTGATTAGCTCAGTTGGTTCAGAGCACTACCTTGACAGGGTAGGGGTCACTGGTTCGAATCCAGTATCACTCACTATTGCGGTACAAATTTGTTGAAACTAAAAAAGGTTCCCGAGGGAACCTTTTATTTATATATTTTGTTTTACAGCTTTACGAAAGCAAGGTGCTTATCAAAATGATAAGTGCTATGACCGTGACTCCTAAAGCTGATATCAGAATCTTGTATTGTTTCTTTATCATATGCGAATCTAGCGTGAATTAGCATATAGTCTTAGCTCCATTCGAATAGATAATGCCGCTTTACGCCAGATTTCGATTTATTTTAACTGACCTTCTTACTGGACTTTTCTGCAGGAATATTTTCCAGAACTCTTTCGAGAGCCATTCCTCTGGAACCCTTGATTAGAAAATAACAGTTTTTAAAATTTGTTTCTTCTAAATGATTTTTCAAGGCCTCCATAGACTTGAACTTAAAAGTAAAACTACTGGAGGTCTCAGTTAGATTAAAGTTATCTCCAAGCAAGTAAATCTCGGTCAGGTCGCCATTTTCAGCTTCTGTAATGATCGTTTGGTGCTCTACCGGGGCAGAACTCCCTAATTCGAACATATCTCCAAGAATGGCTATTTTCTGTTTATCTGTTTTTAAGCTCGTAAAGTTTTGAAGTGCTGCCTGCATGCTTGTTGGGTTTGCGTTGTAAGCATCCAGAATGATTGTGTTGCTACCTGCTTCGATCATCTCTGATCTATTATTATCTGGTGAATATGCGGCAATAGCCTTTTCTATCTCATCAAATGGGACTTTAAAGTATAGCCCGATACACAAGGCGGCGGCCATATTGCGACCATTATAATTACCAGTAAGTTTGCTTATGAAGTCGGTTTGATTGTAATGTACACCAGCGTATTTCTCGCCGTCCAGATATTTTACCTGAACTTCAGATTCCGGATTTTCTCCAAATGCAAACGTATGCTTATAATTCCTGTGCTTTTGTTGTACTTCGTCATCCAGGTTCAGGAATATAAGTTTGGTCTCTTCCTGAAGATGATGATACAGTTCGGTCTTTGCTTTTATAACACCTTCAAGACTACCGAATCCTTCCAGGTGGGCTTTCCCAAAGTTTGTAATATACCCATAATCCGGATTTGCAATGGTGCATAAAAAGGCAATCTCTAATGGATGGTTCGCACCCATTTCAACGATCCCGAATTCAGTTTGCTGATCCATGGAGAGCAAGGTAAGTGGCACTCCTATATGATTATTTAAATTGCCGTGTGTAGCAATGGTTTTAAATTTCCTGGCAAGTACGGCGTTGATCAATTCTTTAGTCGTCGTTTTACCGTTACTTCCAGTGATTGCCAGGATTGGAATGCCTAAATAATTCCTATGGAACAGTGCTAGCTTTTGTAATGATTCGAGTACGTTCTTTACTAGTATGTATTGTTCACTGGACTCCGCCACCAATTCATCATCAACAACCACGTAACGTGCGCCCGCAGCAAGTGCGTCTGCCGCAAATAGGTTTCCGTCGAAGTTTTCGCCTTTAAGAGCGAAGTACATGGAACCTTGTTTGATTTTTCTGGTATCTGTGTTCGCTCCACTGCATAATAGGAAGCGTTGGTGTAGTCTGGCTGTATTCATGAAATAAATCTATAAAAAAAGCCCTAAACAAGTTAGGGCTTTAAGTTTATTTTATGTTCAGGAAGTCTAGTTGCTTCTTGCAGTTTTATTGTCATTAAGAGACTTTGAGCCAACTCTGGACATGGCGTTTCTAAAACCAATATAGTCTGTTGCCATATCCTGCGGGAAATATCTTCTTTGTGCCGGATCCAGCCAGTAAGCACGATCTCTCCAGCTACCACCTTTATATACTCTTACTTCATCGCTAACAAGCGTTGTCCTTTTCTCTGTGTCATATCCTCTTTTAGATAGGGAAGCATCAGAACTACTATCAGCGTAAGTGAAGTTATCATATTTAGGAGAGTTGTACATTCTCTTGTTAGGATCTTCATCATCTTGCTGAAATGCCTGGTAATATCTGCTAGAGCTCTTATCACCATCACGGAAGTTTCTCTGATCACTATCTGTGAAGTTAGTTCTCATGTAAGTATCCTCTTCAGTAACTGCTACCTGAGCAATTTCACCTGGAAGATTTCTTGCTACCAGTTTCCCGTTACTTAAAGTGTCGTATACAACATCATCTGTACCTACTACTTTAACTGAACCATCTTCATTGATAGCATGTTTGGTGTAAACGTTACCACGGTAGTAGTTAAAATCGTTGAATTCATCATCTACTATAGGTCTGTAAACATCAGCTACCCATTCAGAAACGTTTCCAGCCATATCATAAAGACCAAAATCATTAGGCTCGTAAGATTTCACTTCAGCAGTAATATCTGCTCCATCATCACTCCATCCGGCAATTCCACCGTAATCACCATCACCTTGCTTAAAGTTAGCCAGCTGATCTCCCATTTTCTTTACATCACCATTTCTGGTGTACTGTCCATCCCATGGATATTTCTTACGTCCACGATAAGTATTATAGCTTCTGATTCCTGTAAGTCCTAGAGCAGCATATTCCCATTCTGCTTCAGTTGGAAGTCTGTATTCAGGATATATTAAACCACTTTCGCGACCTGGGTAAACCTTTTTGATAGGATTTCCTGCTTCATTAGTTTCAGAAAGTCTGTCCTGAGATTCGTCTCCACCCTGGCTAATGTCGGTATTACCTCCATAAGCCTTGCTAGGTGAATGAATATAGGTATCGGTATTAAAAGTTGTACCTGCAGCTACATCTGTATATCTGGCACCTTCCTTAATAAAACCTTCTTTTTCAAGGTTACTTTCGTTTACACGGTCTGTTCTCCATTTACTGAATTCGACAGCCTGTATCCAGCTCACACCCACTACCGGGTAGTCAGCATATGCCGGGTGACGAAGGTAGTTGGTTACCATAGTCTCATTATATCCTAAACGGTTTCTCCAAACAAGAGTATCCGGTAAAGCACCGGTGTAAATGTTTTTGTAATTCTCTTCACTTGGTGGAAAAACTTTTCTTAACCAATCAAGATATTCAAGATACATTTTATTGGTCACCTCGGTTTCATCCATGTAGAATGACTGCACATGTTGTTGAGTTGGAGTATTGTTCCAGTCGTGCATAGGATCATCTGCTACTCGTCCCATTGTGTAAGTTCCTCCTTCTACAAATACAAGACCCGGTGCAGCATCCTGCTCTTCGTAATCTGTATTGTATTGAAAGCCACCTTCGTCAGAATTGATATCCCAACCGGTTGCTCTTGAGGTATTTTTGTAATTGTTCGATTTATTACAGCTCAGCAAGCTTACGCCACAAACCACAGCAATTACGGCTTTAAAAGCTACATTCAATTTCATAGTATTCCCTTCTTAAATGATAGAAAATTAGGCTTTGCAATATACTAATTAACGATAAAAGTACAAGATTATTTTGTTAATTCTAAAAGCTGCCTGAAAGCTATAACTGCCTGATATAGATATAGGTAACATTGATTTATAGAAGCTTAGTTACTAGACTGTTAGGTTTGAGTGAAAATCTGTTTTTAAAAACGGATAGAAACCTGAAAAATTGCAGTTACCTGTATAATTTATTCCCGCAATTTTAATTTATACTTATAAACTGCAATAAATGACCGTATCTTGAGTTATAACTATTTAAGTTCTAGTTATCTCCCGAAAGCTTCAGTTCGACCCCTATCTAAGGC contains:
- a CDS encoding acyl-CoA dehydrogenase; this translates as MDFKLTEEHIMIRDAARDFAKQELLPGVIERDEKQEFPKELIKKMGELGFLGMMASPEYGGGGMDTISYVLAMEELSKIDASASVMVSVNNSLVCWGLDTFGNEEQKKKYLSKLTTGEKLGAFCLSEPEAGSDATSQRTTAIDKGDHYILNGTKNWITNGSSADYYLVIAQTDKEKKHKGINAFIVEKDSEGFEIGPKEQKLGIRGSDTHSLNFNDVKVPKENRIGEDGFGFKFAMKTLSGGRIGIAAQALGIAAGAYELAKDYSKQRKAFGTEICNHQAIAFKLADMHTQIEAARHLVMKAAWDKDQGENYDLSGAMAKLHASKTAMDVTVEAVQVHGGNGYVKEYHVERLMRDAKITQIYEGTSEIQKIVISRSILKD
- a CDS encoding anhydro-N-acetylmuramic acid kinase; the protein is MKKNEYRLLGIMSGTSLDGVDLVFTELNFSNATNFKIIYSETVPYSEKWQNRLKNSSRLEPAELNELDQDYTKYLSEVILKFIAKYDIDLLDAICSHGHTVKHRPEKGLTFQIGNLPKLSSLTGVPVVCDFRVQDVELGGQGAPLVPIGDRMLFSNYKYCINLGGFANISEEVEGQRVAYDICAVNTVLNQYMRSLGKDFDEDGNLARTGKVNLELLEHLNALKYFQKSPPKSLGIEWVDKYVLPLIDSFSLQIPDILRTFSEHIAIQIAACLKNSSTSEILLTGGGTFNSFLIERLRSHSDGEFIIPKKEIIDFKEALIFALLGALKLRGEINVLSSVTGAKMDHSSGRIYEP
- a CDS encoding Glu/Leu/Phe/Val dehydrogenase dimerization domain-containing protein, translated to MKELLKVYENKEPEIVFNWKDSETDAEGWTVINSLRGGAAGGGTRMRVGLDQNEVLSLAKTMEVKFTVSGPPIGGAKSGINFDPADPRKKGVLERWYKAVSPLLKSYYGTGGDLNVDEINEVIPITEDCGVWHPQEGVFNGHFQPTEADKINRIGQLRQGVIKVLENTNFSPDISRKYTVADMITGYGVAEAVHHFYEIYGGDIKGKRAIVQGFGNVGSAAAYYLAQMGAKIVGIIDRAGGLINEEGFSFEEIQQMFLDKDGNALRHDNVIPFEEVNEKVWKLDAEIFAPCAASRLISKEQITNLIDRKLEVISCGANVPFADKEIFFGPIMEYTDERVSLIPDFISNCGMARVFAYFMERRVQMTDEAIFNDTSMTIKNAIQNTFNNNSSKTNISRTAFEVALKQLV
- a CDS encoding MotA/TolQ/ExbB proton channel family protein; translated protein: MLNFLQQDEVVDAAQVAEPVVEEKTLSLFDLMFSGGLGGQIIIIILFVLLFAAVYIYFERLFAIKAASRVDKNFMLQIKDSVQSGNIESAKIRCAQSDSPVARLTEKGISRIGSPLEDINTAIENAGRLEVYKLEKNVSILATVAGAAPMIGFLGTVIGMVLAFHELATSSGQAQMGALAEGIYTAMTTTVAGLIVGIIAYIGYNHLVVKTDKVVHQMEATAVDFLDLLNEPA
- a CDS encoding biopolymer transporter ExbD, which translates into the protein MNLRGRNKVSPEFSMSSMTDVVFLLLIFFMLTSPVITPEALDLILPKAKGKTTSQQTLSVSITNDLQFYINSERISSSALESTLKTKLAGEENPTIILRAEEGVPIEKAVNVMDIANRNSYKIVLAVKPE
- a CDS encoding energy transducer TonB, giving the protein MSMLETKHEKKSFTITVVLHVLLILLLIFFGMTYLDPPPENGIAINFGTSEVGSGDKQPTEPVKSAPKQAAAQPVQSEPVIEKEVVTQDIEEAPVIEKKKKQPTPVKTKQPEPPKEDPKPVKKPEPKPDKSTNDALSSILNGPERSGTATGGEGNDNQAGDKGSPDGDPNASSYYGQGSGLDGDGNYRLGGRKALNKEKFVQDCNESGIVVVKIVVDQTGRVVSAQPGMKGTTNSAACLTGPAQRAALATRFNSDSNAPSKQVGTIIYNFKLTE
- a CDS encoding folylpolyglutamate synthase/dihydrofolate synthase family protein, with protein sequence MFQQLPMYQRVGKSAFKKDLSNTLKLAEHLGHPENKFRSIHVAGTNGKGSVSHMLASIFQEAGYKTGLYTSPHLKDFRERIRINGEVISEEEVVGFIEENQNFLESNRLSFFEMTVGMAFDYFAKSEVDIAIIETGLGGRLDSTNIITPQLSVITNIGLDHTAFLGTDLPSIAAEKAGIIKNSVPVVIGERHDQTKPVFIAKAAEMNAPIFFADEFELPDVDSDLIGAYQKYNKKTVLASIEVLRKGGWKITSEAIIHGLNKVQSNTGLRGRWEILGNEPKIICDTAHNAEGLKLVLQQLQKENFTRLHIVLGVVNDKDLNSILPLFPKDADFYFAKPDVPRGMPAEFLQKEGLKFGLNGNVYSSISEAYATARKRADTKDLIFIGGSNFTVAEVL
- the murF gene encoding UDP-N-acetylmuramoyl-tripeptide--D-alanyl-D-alanine ligase; its protein translation is MNTARLHQRFLLCSGANTDTRKIKQGSMYFALKGENFDGNLFAADALAAGARYVVVDDELVAESSEQYILVKNVLESLQKLALFHRNYLGIPILAITGSNGKTTTKELINAVLARKFKTIATHGNLNNHIGVPLTLLSMDQQTEFGIVEMGANHPLEIAFLCTIANPDYGYITNFGKAHLEGFGSLEGVIKAKTELYHHLQEETKLIFLNLDDEVQQKHRNYKHTFAFGENPESEVQVKYLDGEKYAGVHYNQTDFISKLTGNYNGRNMAAALCIGLYFKVPFDEIEKAIAAYSPDNNRSEMIEAGSNTIILDAYNANPTSMQAALQNFTSLKTDKQKIAILGDMFELGSSAPVEHQTIITEAENGDLTEIYLLGDNFNLTETSSSFTFKFKSMEALKNHLEETNFKNCYFLIKGSRGMALERVLENIPAEKSSKKVS